CTTTTTAGGTTTAAAGCCAGAAGTCTCTCTACTGTCATTAGATATAGAACACATGCTAGCATGGGCAATCGAAACTTACCGTCTTGAATTCATTCCAAAGGTACAAGAAATACAAGTTAACGAGGATTCGAACTCTACTTTTTGTGACTTTGTTACTATTGAAAAATAAATTGCCAATTTTAAAGGCCGAGTAACTTAATTTTTCAGCCCTGCTGGTATATGATAGCGACCCAAAGTGTGCGAATCATCAACACCTTAATTTAGCGTCATTTAAAACACATTGATTACACGTCAATCTCACATCGGCGAAGTAACAAACAAACGCTATACTTGATGAGTCGCAAAGTCCGCGTCGTAGGAGACAGATTATTATTTCCAAGCTTTTTCAATTTTGTCGGCAAATTATTGGCCCAAATGCCACGACATCAAGTGATGCTTTATCAACGAGCGAATTACCTTTGGTGATCGAGCGCAGTGAACATGGTATTTCACGCAAACAATTTAGCCCAAATGCAATCAAAGTATTATACCGCCTTAAAGAAGGTGGTTTTGATGCCTACCTTGTTGGTGGTTGTATTCGAGATATATTGTTAGGTCAACAACCTAAAGACTTCGATGTTGTAACAAACGCAACGCCTGAACAGATCAAAAAGCTATTTCGCAACTGTCGCCTAATCGGTCGTCGTTTTCGTTTAGCCCATATTGTATTTGGCCGAGAAGTGATTGAAGTGGCGACCATGCGAGGTCATCACGAAGCTGACGAAAGTAAAAATCAAATTAGCCAATCAAGCGAACACGGACAACTACTTCGCGATAATGTCTATGGCAGCATCGAAGAAGATGCCGAGCGACGCGATTTTTCTATTAATGCACTTTATTACTCAATTAACGATTTTTGTATCTATGACTATGCCAACGGTATTAGTGCTATAAAAGCAAAACAAATTGAGCTTATTGGCGACCCTGAAACACGCTACAGGGAAGACCCTGTGCGCATGCTGCGTGCTGTTCGTTTTGCAACAAAACTGGGCATGAGCATTGCACCAGGCACCGAAAAGCCAATTAAAGGCCTTGCTAATTTACTTGACCATATTCCGCCTGCTCGTTTATTTGAAGAATCACTTAAGTTGTTCTTAAACGGCAAAGCTGAAGAAAACTACTTAATGCTGCGCCAGTATGGGTTATTCAAAGCATTATTCCCAGCGCTTGATAAAATCTTAGATGCAAACCCTGATGGCCTAGAACATGCGTTTATCCTACAAATGTTTAAAAACACCGATAAACGTATTAACGCAGATAAAAAAGTCACCCCAGCATTTATTTTTGCAGCCTTGTTGTGGTTCCCATTACTGAGTATTGCTAAGAAGTTACAACTACGTGATCAACTTTCAGAGTACGATGCATTTGCACAAGCGATGAATAAAGTACTGAGTGAAAACGCACAACATGTCGCAGTACCCAAACGCTTCACACTTGGTGCACGCGATATTTGGCATATTCAACAACGCCTTGATAAACGAGGTGGTCAGCGCGCTTACAGGCTCACTCAACAGCCTCGCTTCAAAGCCGCCTATGACTTCTTACTACTTCGTGTGCAGGCAGGTGAAGAACAGCTGAAAGAGCTAGCAGATTGGTGGACAGCCTACCTAAGCCAAGACATCAATGGCCAAAAAGAGATGGTTAAAAATTTAGGGCACCAAGGCGGTCCTAAACGCCGCCGTCGTCCGCGCAAGAAAAAAGTAGACTAAGCATGCATACCGTTTATTTAGGTTTAGGCGCTAATTTAAACGCGCCACGTAAACAAATTCATGCTGCTGTCGCTGCCCTAAAAGCATTAAAAGATGTTGAGTTTGTTTGTGTATCGCATGACTACGCAAGCAAACCTATGGGGCCTCAAGATCAACCCGATTATGTAAATGCGGTCGCTTGTGTTAAAACTGCACTTGAGCCAGAACAATTGCTTGATTTAACTCAAGCTATCGAACTTGAACATGGCCGTGTTAGAAAAGAAGAACGCTGGGGTCCTCGCACCCTTGATATAGATATTCTATTGTTTGGTAATGACGTGATAGACACCCCTCGCTTGACCGTGCCTCATTATGGCCTAACACAGCGAGAATTTGTTGTTTATCCATTGTTGGAAATTGCGCCAACGCTTGTACTACCGAGTAATCAATCACTTGCTGATATAACAAAAACGTTACCTTTAAACGGTTTACAACAACTCCCTCAGCAGTAATCAACCAAGGCTAAGCCTTAGAGGAAATTATGTCTAAAATCACCGTTTCAACACTTAATAAAATGAAACATGAACAACAAAAAATCACCGCATTAACGGCCTACGATGCCAGTTTTGCTAAATTGTTTCATGATAATGGCGTCGAAGTGATTTTAGTGGGTGACTCGTTAGGTATGGTTTTGCAAGGTGCTGATGATACATTAGCGGTAACCAACACAGATATTGCTTATCATACGCGATGCGTACGAGCAGGTAGCCGTGAGTTATTTGTTATTGCAGACTTACCATTTATGACTTATGCCAACCCAACTGATGCTTGTAAAAATGCTGCTGAGCTTATGCGTGCAGGGGCAAACATGGTCAAGCTTGAAGGTGGTGAATGGCTTCACGACAGCATCCGTGCGATGACCCAGCAAGGTATTCCTGTTTGTGGTCACTTAGGCCTAACACCACAATCAGTACACGTATTTGGCGGTTTTAAAATTCAAGGCCGAGAGCAATCTCAAGCAGACAAAATGGTTAGCGATGCTAAAGCACTTGAGGCTGCTGGTGCACAATTACTTGTTTTAGAGTGTATTCCTAGTGAGCTTGCTAAGCGTATTACAGATGAGCTGAGCATTCCTACGATCGGTATTGGGGCAGGTAATCAGACCGATGGTCAAATCTTAGTAATGCACGACCTAGTAGGTATTTCTGCAGGCTATATTCCAAAGTTTTCAAAGAACTTTTTGTTAGAAACCGGCAATATGCCAGCTGCAGTGCAAAAGTATTGTGAAGATGTAAAAAGTGGTGCTTTCCCAAGTGCCGAACACGAGTTTAAATAAATGCAATCAATCACTGAAATAAAATCCTTACGCAGTCAAATCAAGGCTTGGCGTCAAGCAGGCTTAAGCATTGCGCTAGTGCCTACTATGGGCAATTTACATCAAGGCCACTTTTCACTTGTTGAAAAAGCCAAGACACTCGCTGATAAAGTAGTCGTGAGTATATTTGTTAACCCGATGCAGTTTGGGAAAAATGAAGATCTTGATAGCTATCCGCGTACATTAAACGAAGATAAACAAGGTTTAGCTGATCTTGGTACTGATATTGTATTTACACCATCCGTTGAGACCATTTATCCAAATGGTTTAGGCGAGCAAAGTTTTGTCGATGTACCAGGTGTCTCTATGGGTTACTGTGGTGGCTCACGTCCTGGTCACTTCAAAGGTGTCGCAACGGTTGTCACTAAGTTATTCAACCTAGTTCAACCTGATTTTGCCTGTTTTGGTGAAAAAGATTTTCAGCAGCTGCAAGTCATTAAAACCATGACGCGCGACTTATCTATCCCTGTTGAAATTGTTGGCGTTCCAACTTGCCGTGAAATATCAGGCCTAGCGATGAGCTCTCGTAATGGTTACTTATCTGACGAGCAAAAAGACACAGCAAAAGTTCTGTTTGCCACTCTAAACAATACTGCAGCGGCACTTAAAAAAGGTAACGATGACATTGCTGCACTCGAAGCTGCTGCAAAAGCACAGCTTGAAGCTGCAGGGCTAAAGCCTGACTACTACGCTATAGCAGATCGTTCAACACTAAAAGCTGCCACTGCGGCTGACAAACAACTTGTTATTTTAGCTGCCGCCTATTTAGGCTCAGTGCGTTTAATTGACAATTTACAAGTTGAGCTGGATTAAATAGCTGTAATCTGGGTAAGATGGATTGCAAAGAAAAGACATAAACTAGGGATAAGCATGAAAAAACTACCAGCAATTGCAGCTACATTGTTTGCAATGACATTACTGTCTGCCTGCTCAAACAAAATTGACAATCCAGAAATGCAGCAGTGTGCTCAACAAAACTATCAATGTGAAGCAAGTTGTGAACAACAAAGTACCGCTGATGGCTTAGTTCATAAAGTCTGTAGCAATAAGTGCATTGAAGCTTACAATCAATGTAAAGCAAATGCAGAAAAATTAGGCGAAGTTAAATAATACCATTGATTCGTTTAGATTAATTTTGAGGCACTGAAAGCCTGTTCAGTGCCTATACTCCCCCCTTCCTCGATTACAATTTCGCTTTCATAATTAAGCCTCTGGTAATTTTGTTCATATTTTTATTTACCCATTAAGCTATTCATATTAGGGCAAGCTTTCGTTCATTAAACTTCTCCATATTGGTGACGAATAAACAACTGCAACCATGTAATTGTTTCTCACTAATTTCAAAATTTTACTCTTCGCATTTAGCTGTACCAACTCAAAGTCATTGAGAATATTATTTTTTATTTGGGTTCAGGAATTGCTAAGGGGTATGAATGAATTAACGTGATTTACGGCTAAAGGAAAATTGAATGAGACCAGAAACCCGAACTAAGCTCTTCAGCGCTGTCAAAAAGAAGACCTTCTTGGGCGTATTATTAGCCATGAGTGCAGGTCATAGTTACGCTGTTGAAGAACCAGACCAGCCAAAAGCGACTAAAACAGAACAAACAGCCGCAGAGGTTCAAGCTACCGAAAATGAAAAACAGCAAGTAAAGGATAATGCTGCTGTTGAGCTTAAGCCTGCAATGATCACTATACCTCAAGAAAAGTTATTTGAAGTTATCACCGCGCGTGCGAAAAAATTAGCATCTGAGCCGTATGTTGCGCCTAAAGAATTAGAACTTGAAGCATTAACTAGCATTGGTTATCAGGACTATCGTGCAATCCGTTTTCGTACTGAGCAAGCAATTTGGAAAGATCAAAGCCTTTATGAAGTGCAGTTATTCCACCCAGGTTTTTTATATCGCTCACCAGTTGCAATAAATACCCTTGAGCAAAATGCTGAAGTAAAAAGTTTACCGTTTAAAACCGATTACTATCGTTACGATGCAACCGCAGCCCCGTTAGAGCAAGAGATCAATACTGCCATTGCTAATACGCAACTGGGCCACGCGGGTTTTCGTTTGCATTTTCCACTGAATAACAACGAATATAAAGATGAAGTAGCTGTATTCCAAGGTGCTTCGTATTTTCGCTTAGTTGGCCCGCATCAAGTATATGGTCTGTCAGCTCGTGGTCTTGCAGTTGATACAGCACTCAGCTCAGGTGAAGAGTTTCCCGTTTTCAAAGAGTTCTGGTTAGTAAAACCGGCACCAGAAGACACAACTATCGTGCTCTATGCACTACTCGATAGCCCATCAGTTTCAGGCGCATATCGTTTTGAGTTAACACCTTCAACGAATACTGAAGTGAAAACACAGCTGCAAATTTTTGCACGCAAAGACATCAAAAAGCTCGGTATTGCCCCGTTAACAAGCATGTTCTATCACGGCGAAAACAGTACCAAGTTCTTTGATGATTACCGTCCTGAAGTACATGACTCTGATGGCCTTTTAATGCAATCAGAACAAGGCCAATGGGTTTGGCGTGCATTGAATAATCCGAAGAAATTGAGCGTGACTTCGTTTAGCTACGACAACCCGAAAGGGTTTGGTCTAGCACAGCGAGATCGTGACTTTAATAACTACCTTGATACCGAAGCGCATTATCACAACCGTCCAAGCATGTGGATTGAGCCAGTGGGTAATTGGGGTAAAGGTCGTGTTGAGCTAGTAGAAATCCCTACAGATACAGAAACCAACGACAATATTGTTAGCTACTGGGTGCCAGATCAGCCAATGAAAGCTGGTGACAGCTTAAGTTTTAGTTACAAGCTTTCGACTTTCAATGCCACGCTTGCAGCTCAAGATAAAGCGAGTGTTTTAAGAACCCGAATTGGCAGTGCAGCACTTCCGGGTGAGAAGAACCCACCACCTAAAAGCCATCGCCAATTTACCGTCGACTTTAGTGGGGAAACTATTAACAAATTATCTGCTAATTTCGCCATGCAAGCGGATCTTACACTCTCTGTAGGGCAAATAAGTGATAAAACGGTACAACAGTTACCAAACAATCAAGGATGGCGCGTAGCCTTTAAAGTGGCGCCAGAGGGAGATAAGCCTGTTGATATGCGCTTATCGTTAAAACTACGTGATAAAGAAATCAGCGAGGTATGGAGCTATGTCTGGTATCCAAACGACGTCCA
The nucleotide sequence above comes from Pseudoalteromonas shioyasakiensis. Encoded proteins:
- the pcnB gene encoding polynucleotide adenylyltransferase PcnB, translated to MLDESQSPRRRRQIIISKLFQFCRQIIGPNATTSSDALSTSELPLVIERSEHGISRKQFSPNAIKVLYRLKEGGFDAYLVGGCIRDILLGQQPKDFDVVTNATPEQIKKLFRNCRLIGRRFRLAHIVFGREVIEVATMRGHHEADESKNQISQSSEHGQLLRDNVYGSIEEDAERRDFSINALYYSINDFCIYDYANGISAIKAKQIELIGDPETRYREDPVRMLRAVRFATKLGMSIAPGTEKPIKGLANLLDHIPPARLFEESLKLFLNGKAEENYLMLRQYGLFKALFPALDKILDANPDGLEHAFILQMFKNTDKRINADKKVTPAFIFAALLWFPLLSIAKKLQLRDQLSEYDAFAQAMNKVLSENAQHVAVPKRFTLGARDIWHIQQRLDKRGGQRAYRLTQQPRFKAAYDFLLLRVQAGEEQLKELADWWTAYLSQDINGQKEMVKNLGHQGGPKRRRRPRKKKVD
- the folK gene encoding 2-amino-4-hydroxy-6-hydroxymethyldihydropteridine diphosphokinase, whose protein sequence is MHTVYLGLGANLNAPRKQIHAAVAALKALKDVEFVCVSHDYASKPMGPQDQPDYVNAVACVKTALEPEQLLDLTQAIELEHGRVRKEERWGPRTLDIDILLFGNDVIDTPRLTVPHYGLTQREFVVYPLLEIAPTLVLPSNQSLADITKTLPLNGLQQLPQQ
- the panB gene encoding 3-methyl-2-oxobutanoate hydroxymethyltransferase → MSKITVSTLNKMKHEQQKITALTAYDASFAKLFHDNGVEVILVGDSLGMVLQGADDTLAVTNTDIAYHTRCVRAGSRELFVIADLPFMTYANPTDACKNAAELMRAGANMVKLEGGEWLHDSIRAMTQQGIPVCGHLGLTPQSVHVFGGFKIQGREQSQADKMVSDAKALEAAGAQLLVLECIPSELAKRITDELSIPTIGIGAGNQTDGQILVMHDLVGISAGYIPKFSKNFLLETGNMPAAVQKYCEDVKSGAFPSAEHEFK
- a CDS encoding pantoate--beta-alanine ligase, which encodes MQSITEIKSLRSQIKAWRQAGLSIALVPTMGNLHQGHFSLVEKAKTLADKVVVSIFVNPMQFGKNEDLDSYPRTLNEDKQGLADLGTDIVFTPSVETIYPNGLGEQSFVDVPGVSMGYCGGSRPGHFKGVATVVTKLFNLVQPDFACFGEKDFQQLQVIKTMTRDLSIPVEIVGVPTCREISGLAMSSRNGYLSDEQKDTAKVLFATLNNTAAALKKGNDDIAALEAAAKAQLEAAGLKPDYYAIADRSTLKAATAADKQLVILAAAYLGSVRLIDNLQVELD
- a CDS encoding glucan biosynthesis protein G is translated as MRPETRTKLFSAVKKKTFLGVLLAMSAGHSYAVEEPDQPKATKTEQTAAEVQATENEKQQVKDNAAVELKPAMITIPQEKLFEVITARAKKLASEPYVAPKELELEALTSIGYQDYRAIRFRTEQAIWKDQSLYEVQLFHPGFLYRSPVAINTLEQNAEVKSLPFKTDYYRYDATAAPLEQEINTAIANTQLGHAGFRLHFPLNNNEYKDEVAVFQGASYFRLVGPHQVYGLSARGLAVDTALSSGEEFPVFKEFWLVKPAPEDTTIVLYALLDSPSVSGAYRFELTPSTNTEVKTQLQIFARKDIKKLGIAPLTSMFYHGENSTKFFDDYRPEVHDSDGLLMQSEQGQWVWRALNNPKKLSVTSFSYDNPKGFGLAQRDRDFNNYLDTEAHYHNRPSMWIEPVGNWGKGRVELVEIPTDTETNDNIVSYWVPDQPMKAGDSLSFSYKLSTFNATLAAQDKASVLRTRIGSAALPGEKNPPPKSHRQFTVDFSGETINKLSANFAMQADLTLSVGQISDKTVQQLPNNQGWRVAFKVAPEGDKPVDMRLSLKLRDKEISEVWSYVWYPNDVQ